The Candidatus Saccharibacteria bacterium sequence TGAGCCGTTCATAAAGGTGTCGAAGCGCTTCTTCTTCGTTGTAAGCAGGGATAAGGAGACTGATTTTTTTACGGTGTTTCATTGCTATAAGTATATCACTTTACTGATTGAACAAGACTAGTGATACTGTTGAAAGTTTGGACGCCAACACTGGCGAGTGCGGCAGTTTTAGCGTTCGCCGATTCATCTATAGAGCCCAAGATTGCGCCCGCATGGCCAAGTGGAATACCGGCTGGCGCTTCGTGGCCCGCGACGCAAGCATAAACAGGCTTTGTGATATTTTGCGCAATATACTTGGCCGCGTGCTGTTCGCTAGTGCCGCCAATCTCGCCGATAAGAATAATCGCAGTGACGTCTGGGTCGTTTTGGAATAAGGAGAGACAGTCAACAAAACTAGTTCCCTGAATGCGGTCACCGCCAATACCAATGATGTACTTCTGCCCAATACCGCGCGCCGTAAGACCTGCTGCGACTTCGTAGGTAAGCGTGCCCGAGCGGCTAACGACGGCCATAGAGCCGGGAAGACCCATGGCTGCCGGTATGATACCAAGTTTGCGAAGGCCGGGCATAAGGACACCTGGGCAATTGGGGCCTATAAGTACAACTTTGGCTGCGTCGGCACGATTTTTTACTTCAAGCATGTCATGAATAGGAATACCTTCGGTGATACATACAACAAGGGGGATACGTGCTTCGATAGCCTCGAGAAGGGCGTTTTTTGCAAACGGGGCGGGTACAAAAACAACGGTTGCGTCGACAGGCATATCTTTTTTTATGTCTGCAATTGTATTGTAAACGGGAATGCCAGCAACGCTTAGGCCGGCTTTTCCAGGAGATGTTCCCGCTACGATATTTGTGCCAGCATCGATCATTTGTGCTGTATGAA is a genomic window containing:
- the sucD gene encoding succinate--CoA ligase subunit alpha translates to MNREVMNAKNVIVQGITGSHGSFHTAQMIDAGTNIVAGTSPGKAGLSVAGIPVYNTIADIKKDMPVDATVVFVPAPFAKNALLEAIEARIPLVVCITEGIPIHDMLEVKNRADAAKVVLIGPNCPGVLMPGLRKLGIIPAAMGLPGSMAVVSRSGTLTYEVAAGLTARGIGQKYIIGIGGDRIQGTSFVDCLSLFQNDPDVTAIILIGEIGGTSEQHAAKYIAQNITKPVYACVAGHEAPAGIPLGHAGAILGSIDESANAKTAALASVGVQTFNSITSLVQSVK